A single region of the Opitutus sp. genome encodes:
- a CDS encoding DUF481 domain-containing protein encodes MRLRPNFTRCFALWAAFMLGAGSGLADVIETKSGARLVGKITKVEGSTIFLSTNFAGTLPVKKSEVASVQTEQVRFVHLTDGKVLSGTVEPSSYGQVKVVGAGEPVEVPISQIAELWAPSAKDVAKPQWHYEAAGDLAGKSGNREQFSTVLSGRIKRVGVHDILQFYSGYRLQTTNQVTSADQFKIGVDYADNYSGRKSWYVRDESGFDRVKRIDLYSLAAGGAGYDFVKNQRQKLTGRSGLSYRYESYEDPLTPPIQSFGLDLGAHHEIKFSDSKMVNDITFVPAFSEFSNYHAIQESYFEMPLSMSGWKLRLGVSNDYTSLPGANVKKLDTTYFTRFVLNWQ; translated from the coding sequence ATGCGTCTCCGCCCGAACTTCACTCGCTGCTTTGCCCTCTGGGCCGCCTTCATGCTTGGGGCCGGAAGCGGGCTCGCCGATGTGATCGAGACCAAGAGCGGTGCGCGGCTCGTGGGCAAGATCACCAAGGTCGAGGGCTCCACGATTTTCCTGAGTACCAACTTTGCGGGTACGCTGCCGGTTAAAAAGTCCGAGGTGGCGAGTGTGCAAACCGAGCAGGTGCGCTTTGTGCATCTGACTGACGGCAAGGTCCTGTCGGGCACGGTGGAGCCTTCCAGTTACGGTCAGGTCAAGGTGGTCGGTGCGGGAGAACCGGTTGAAGTGCCGATCAGCCAGATCGCCGAGCTCTGGGCGCCGAGCGCCAAGGATGTGGCCAAACCGCAGTGGCACTATGAGGCGGCGGGCGACCTGGCGGGCAAATCAGGCAACCGCGAACAGTTCAGCACCGTCTTAAGTGGACGCATCAAACGCGTCGGGGTGCACGATATCTTGCAGTTTTACAGCGGTTACCGGCTTCAAACCACCAATCAAGTCACCTCGGCCGACCAGTTCAAAATTGGCGTGGACTACGCCGACAATTACTCGGGCCGCAAATCTTGGTACGTGCGCGACGAGTCGGGCTTTGATCGGGTTAAACGCATCGACCTGTACAGCCTCGCGGCAGGTGGCGCCGGCTACGATTTCGTGAAAAATCAGCGGCAGAAGCTGACGGGGCGCAGTGGTTTGTCGTATCGGTATGAGTCCTACGAGGACCCCCTCACGCCACCGATCCAGAGCTTCGGTTTGGACTTGGGTGCGCACCATGAGATCAAATTCAGTGACTCCAAGATGGTTAACGACATCACCTTCGTGCCGGCCTTCAGCGAGTTCTCCAACTACCACGCCATTCAAGAGTCCTACTTCGAAATGCCCCTGTCGATGAGCGGCTGGAAGCTGCGCCTGGGCGTGTCCAACGATTACACCAGCCTGCCGGGCGCGAACGTGAAGAAGCTCGATACCACTTACTTCACCCGCTTCGTGCTGAATTGGCAGTGA
- a CDS encoding class I SAM-dependent methyltransferase: protein MPADTTQRPSLILADRWQDYQLLDCGDGMKQERWGDVVLVRPDPQIIWPKHGGPEWVKWDGFYHRSEKGGGRWENRKPLPDSWNIKYQSLGLTFRIHPTSFKHTGLFPEQAVNWEWFSAKIKAARATGREVNVLNLFGYTGAATCAAAKAGASVTHIDAAEGMVKWCKENAALCGLADAPIRFIADDCLKFVRRELKRGKLYDAVIMDPPTYGRGATGEMWKLEEHLWPLLQECRALLTPKPLFLLINAYTARLSPTVVVNLLTELMANRGGTITGGEVGLPIKADGKVLPCGIYGRWEA, encoded by the coding sequence ATGCCCGCCGACACCACCCAACGCCCCTCGCTCATCCTCGCCGACCGCTGGCAGGACTACCAATTGCTCGATTGCGGTGACGGCATGAAACAGGAGCGCTGGGGCGACGTCGTTCTGGTTCGCCCCGATCCGCAGATCATCTGGCCCAAACACGGCGGCCCCGAGTGGGTGAAATGGGACGGCTTTTACCACCGCAGCGAAAAGGGAGGCGGCCGCTGGGAAAACCGCAAGCCCCTGCCCGACTCCTGGAACATCAAATACCAGTCGCTCGGCCTCACCTTCCGCATCCACCCGACCTCCTTTAAACACACCGGATTGTTCCCCGAGCAGGCGGTGAACTGGGAGTGGTTTTCCGCCAAAATCAAAGCCGCGCGCGCCACCGGCCGCGAGGTCAACGTCCTTAACCTGTTCGGCTACACCGGCGCCGCCACCTGTGCCGCCGCCAAGGCCGGCGCGAGCGTCACCCACATCGACGCCGCCGAGGGCATGGTTAAATGGTGCAAAGAAAACGCCGCCCTGTGCGGCCTAGCCGACGCCCCCATCCGTTTCATCGCCGACGACTGCCTCAAGTTCGTGCGCCGCGAGCTCAAGCGCGGCAAGCTCTACGACGCGGTCATCATGGACCCGCCCACCTACGGCCGCGGCGCCACCGGCGAGATGTGGAAACTCGAGGAACACCTCTGGCCGCTGCTGCAGGAATGCCGCGCTCTGCTCACGCCGAAGCCGCTGTTTTTGTTGATCAACGCCTACACCGCCCGCCTCTCGCCCACGGTGGTGGTTAACCTGCTCACCGAGCTCATGGCCAATCGTGGCGGCACGATCACCGGCGGCGAAGTCGGCCTGCCCATCAAAGCCGACGGCAAAGTTCTCCCCTGCGGCATCTACGGCCGTTGGGAGGCCTGA
- a CDS encoding lipid A deacylase LpxR family protein, with protein sequence MKTWLTSLLLLASLLAPTSGGAAEPADAPAPTAEPAAPVPIVLERLRFGSISVYTENDKYLGGTDEHYTNGLKLSLLSTDLRSFSDDSVPAPVRGLSKLFGSWVEPDQAYKLGLTLGQNLYTPADTATPLFQPNDRPYAAWLYMGVAFHVYHPAAETGGADRLDVFEINGGVVGPAALGRATQNGFHDVIGVAHAEGWEHQIETEPGMNFGYERKYRFATRNARTGWGADVIPHAGLSLGNVFTYANAGFEVRGGWCLPSDFGSNLIRPSGDSNGPRRAPFNVLVFAATDGRAVARDITLDGNTFSDSPSVDKNPFVADLYAGIGLGTTHWQLTYAQAYRTREFRGQDHLSIFGSLSLTFFY encoded by the coding sequence ATGAAAACGTGGTTAACTTCCCTGCTCTTGCTCGCCTCGCTGCTCGCCCCTACGAGCGGCGGCGCAGCAGAGCCTGCGGACGCGCCTGCACCCACCGCAGAGCCCGCCGCGCCTGTTCCCATCGTACTGGAGCGCCTGCGCTTCGGCTCCATCTCCGTCTACACCGAGAACGACAAGTACCTCGGCGGCACCGACGAGCACTACACCAACGGGCTGAAACTCTCGTTGCTCTCCACCGATCTGCGCAGCTTCTCCGACGACTCCGTACCCGCCCCGGTGCGCGGGCTTTCCAAACTATTCGGCAGCTGGGTCGAGCCCGACCAGGCCTACAAACTCGGCCTGACTCTCGGGCAAAACCTCTACACCCCGGCGGACACCGCCACCCCACTTTTTCAACCCAACGACCGCCCCTACGCCGCGTGGCTCTACATGGGCGTCGCCTTCCACGTCTACCACCCCGCCGCCGAAACCGGCGGGGCCGACCGGCTCGACGTGTTTGAAATCAACGGCGGAGTGGTCGGTCCCGCCGCCTTGGGTCGCGCGACCCAGAACGGTTTCCACGACGTCATCGGGGTTGCGCATGCGGAAGGCTGGGAGCACCAAATCGAGACCGAGCCGGGCATGAATTTCGGGTACGAGCGCAAGTACCGCTTCGCCACCCGCAACGCGCGCACCGGTTGGGGCGCGGACGTGATCCCGCACGCCGGACTGAGTTTGGGCAACGTGTTCACCTACGCCAACGCCGGCTTTGAAGTGCGCGGCGGCTGGTGCCTGCCGTCGGATTTCGGCAGCAACCTGATCCGTCCCTCCGGGGATTCCAACGGCCCGCGCCGTGCCCCGTTTAACGTCCTGGTGTTTGCCGCCACCGACGGCCGTGCGGTGGCCCGCGACATCACGCTCGACGGCAACACCTTTAGCGACAGCCCCTCGGTCGACAAAAACCCCTTCGTCGCCGACCTCTATGCCGGCATCGGTTTGGGCACCACGCACTGGCAGTTAACCTACGCCCAAGCCTACCGCACCCGCGAATTCCGCGGCCAGGACCACCTCTCCATCTTCGGCTCCCTCAGCCTCACCTTCTTTTACTGA
- a CDS encoding sugar isomerase domain-containing protein codes for MSLADTYFATATSMLASAREKNMPVIRAVAPLIGASIAAGGVLHTFGSGHSELIGREIIGRAGGLMPVTGLIDPGYGFSENVVGYGSRLAERYDNHYQLLPGETIVVISNSGKNASPIEVALYAKKKGLHVIALTSLAMSTTAKTVHPGAQNLHSIADYTLDNLGVTGDAITEVAPGRFAGPTSTLIGATLLNLLTLEVIDWLVSNGHPLPLVTSQNIPGGMEANIALSKTYRTRLSKLIG; via the coding sequence ATGTCCCTCGCCGATACCTACTTCGCCACTGCCACCTCCATGCTCGCCTCAGCGCGCGAGAAAAACATGCCGGTTATCCGCGCCGTCGCCCCGCTCATCGGGGCCTCCATCGCCGCCGGCGGGGTTTTGCACACCTTCGGCAGCGGCCACTCCGAACTGATCGGCCGCGAGATCATCGGGCGCGCCGGCGGCCTCATGCCCGTCACCGGCCTGATCGACCCGGGCTACGGCTTTTCCGAAAACGTGGTCGGCTACGGTTCGCGCCTGGCCGAGCGTTACGACAACCACTACCAGCTGCTCCCCGGCGAAACCATCGTCGTTATCTCCAACTCGGGCAAAAACGCCTCGCCCATCGAGGTCGCCCTCTACGCCAAAAAGAAGGGCCTGCACGTCATCGCGCTCACCTCGCTGGCCATGAGTACCACCGCGAAAACCGTCCACCCCGGCGCGCAAAATCTCCACTCCATCGCCGACTACACCTTGGACAACCTCGGGGTGACCGGCGACGCCATCACCGAGGTCGCCCCCGGGCGCTTTGCCGGCCCGACCTCGACGCTGATCGGCGCCACCCTGCTCAACCTGCTCACGCTCGAAGTGATCGACTGGCTGGTGAGCAACGGCCACCCGCTGCCGCTGGTCACCAGCCAAAACATCCCCGGCGGCATGGAGGCCAACATCGCCCTCTCCAAAACCTACCGCACCCGCCTGAGCAAACTGATCGGCTAA
- a CDS encoding ATPase codes for MKIGVDGGGTKTELILIDEMGELVERHLAGGCNPSIAGPEAARKTLATALSRIRAHHPVSHTLLCMAGATSFWSETAATLQSDESFGKVVACDDSRPVLELATGGKPGLVLHAGTGSFVAAQAPDGTLHYAGGTGWRFGDPGSGYDLGRRAVSKAILELQGWQLTTRLSTLVRDHTGLTTAAEITRHFYQHSEPNKQIAALAPALLRLAAEGDHAAHQVVAESITALLQIAEDVITKLFPGWHRDLLRTGVTGPILTHAAVRPLLGTRSSLQLRTITEPPMEGVRRLLVRAGA; via the coding sequence ATGAAAATCGGCGTTGATGGCGGCGGCACCAAGACTGAGCTCATCCTCATCGACGAGATGGGCGAACTCGTCGAGCGACACCTCGCCGGCGGCTGCAACCCGAGCATCGCCGGGCCCGAGGCTGCGCGCAAAACCCTCGCCACCGCCCTGTCGCGCATTCGCGCGCACCACCCGGTTTCCCACACGCTGCTATGCATGGCCGGAGCTACCAGCTTCTGGAGCGAAACCGCCGCCACCCTCCAATCCGATGAAAGCTTCGGCAAAGTCGTCGCCTGCGACGATTCTCGCCCCGTGCTCGAGCTGGCCACTGGCGGAAAGCCCGGCCTGGTTCTGCACGCCGGCACGGGCTCGTTCGTCGCCGCGCAAGCCCCCGACGGCACGCTGCACTACGCCGGCGGCACCGGCTGGCGCTTTGGCGACCCCGGCAGCGGCTACGACCTGGGCCGCCGCGCGGTTTCCAAGGCGATCTTGGAGCTGCAAGGTTGGCAACTCACCACCCGGCTTTCGACCCTGGTTCGCGACCACACCGGCCTGACCACCGCAGCCGAAATCACGCGGCACTTTTACCAACACTCCGAACCCAATAAGCAGATCGCCGCCCTCGCCCCCGCGCTCCTGCGCCTGGCCGCCGAGGGCGATCATGCCGCCCACCAGGTCGTCGCCGAGTCGATCACCGCGCTTTTGCAAATCGCCGAGGACGTCATCACCAAACTGTTTCCCGGCTGGCACCGCGACCTGCTACGCACCGGAGTGACGGGCCCGATTCTCACCCACGCCGCGGTGCGCCCGCTGCTGGGCACGCGCAGCTCGCTGCAACTGCGCACGATCACCGAGCCCCCGATGGAAGGCGTGCGCCGGCTGCTGGTGCGCGCGGGCGCGTAG
- a CDS encoding response regulator transcription factor produces the protein MAEPLPQKILVVDDESDVSTLVAYHLKAKGYQVEVVNDPNRSIGIARTFLPDLVILDVMMPELSGIQICRMLRADPQLKKVPVIFLTAKAEENDRIQGLETGADDYICKPFSTKELVLRVQTILRRLAVVVPEVPKRIQVGEIVIDTERHVVQLHGQPLELTATEFNLLKLLMERRGRVQTREHLLLNVWNYETEIETRTVDTHVRRLREKLGTEADWIETVRGVGYRIAEKRTAE, from the coding sequence ATGGCCGAACCTCTCCCGCAAAAAATCCTGGTCGTGGACGACGAGTCTGACGTGTCCACCCTCGTCGCGTATCATCTTAAGGCCAAGGGTTACCAGGTTGAAGTCGTCAACGACCCCAATCGCAGCATTGGCATCGCCCGCACGTTTTTGCCCGATCTGGTCATCCTCGACGTGATGATGCCCGAGCTCAGCGGCATCCAGATCTGCCGCATGCTGCGGGCCGACCCCCAGCTGAAAAAAGTGCCGGTAATTTTTCTCACCGCCAAGGCCGAGGAGAACGACCGTATCCAGGGATTGGAAACCGGGGCGGATGACTACATCTGCAAGCCCTTTAGCACCAAAGAACTCGTGCTGCGCGTGCAGACGATTTTGCGCCGCTTGGCGGTGGTCGTTCCCGAGGTGCCCAAGCGTATTCAAGTCGGCGAAATCGTAATCGATACGGAGCGCCATGTGGTCCAACTCCACGGCCAGCCGCTGGAGCTTACAGCCACGGAGTTTAATTTATTGAAACTGCTGATGGAGCGCCGCGGCCGGGTGCAAACGCGCGAGCATTTGCTGCTCAACGTGTGGAACTACGAGACCGAGATCGAGACGCGCACCGTTGACACGCATGTGCGGCGGTTGCGCGAGAAACTGGGCACCGAGGCGGACTGGATCGAGACGGTGCGCGGGGTGGGTTACCGTATCGCCGAAAAACGCACCGCTGAGTAG